Within the Eleginops maclovinus isolate JMC-PN-2008 ecotype Puerto Natales chromosome 13, JC_Emac_rtc_rv5, whole genome shotgun sequence genome, the region acaaaacatttctgctCTTGGAACACTCATATCTCTTATCGTAACCTCAACACTGTTTCTTTTCTTGAAAATGAAAGGGCTGTCTTGCAAAAAGCAAAAGCATCACAAGCAGGAGTGACTGTGGAGTGTTTGTGAGGATCTCAGATGTCTTTCAGATCGTCTTGTCCCTTGGGGTTCTCCAGCCAGTGAGGAGGCCAGCTGGCTTTAATGCTGGGGCGATCCTTCAGCAGATCGTAATACTCTTCCAGTTTGGGGTAACGCTCAGCAGACAGCCTGCAGAACAGAAAGTGGATAACATTTGAACTCtaatgtaaagaaatacatcgcttttattagtgtgtgtgacTTCTGGTTAAATGCAACAATCTTTTCCCACTTACCCGAACTGGAACAGAGTAGCAACAGTTGGAAAAACGGTCACATCGGCCAGAGTGAAGGACGGTCCCTGCCAGGTTAGAGGCCGAGCCCAGCTAGAAAGAGAGaggtgaaaaataaagcatgtttcaACGAGACTATGCATGTTGGATTTTGTTTGTTGGCATGTGTACTACCTTCTGCAGGTAGCCCTCCCAGAGCTGGAGTTCAGCGGTCAGAGCTTCCTTGTTTCTCTTCAGAGCCGAGTCATGCCTCTCTTCTTCAGGGACAAACCAGGTGTAGTAGATTACAGCGtctagaaaaaaacacaaacactcatatTGAAGGAAAGAGCTTCGCAGGGTGTGTTATCTCATCTCCTTGGGATAAAGTTTTGTTAAAAGTGAAGCATTTGCAGACATGAATTCACTTTAAAAGATAAAGCTGCATAATTCTGCAGTTATCATCATCAATATATCCAA harbors:
- the LOC134875127 gene encoding LOW QUALITY PROTEIN: glutathione S-transferase A-like (The sequence of the model RefSeq protein was modified relative to this genomic sequence to represent the inferred CDS: deleted 1 base in 1 codon), with protein sequence MAQNMTLLWGSGSPPCWRVMIALEEKNLQGYNQKLLSFEKMEHKSQEVLDINARGQLPSFKHGDTTVNESYAACFYLESQFKSQGTKLIPDGAAEQALMYQRMFEGLTFYEKLNAVIYYTWFVPEEERHDSALKRNKEALTAELQLWEGYLQKLGSASNLAGPSFTLADVTVFPTVATLFQFGLSAERYPKLEEYYDLLKDRPSIKASWPPHWLENPKGQDDLKDI